In Cryptococcus neoformans var. grubii H99 chromosome 9, complete sequence, a genomic segment contains:
- a CDS encoding glyceraldehyde-3-phosphate dehydrogenase, type I, translating into MTNPLLAHIQDSFFPPCRVGINGFGRIGRAAFRASLERDDLIVVAINHTAPSIDYLLHAIKYDSTHGTSRHANDLSIKDGALYYKDRRIELFSQRDPLLLDWKSAGVEYVVESTGKMTTVATASAHIKSGARKVVISAPSKDAKTIVVGVNRKEYDSSMSVVSNASCTTNCLAPLAKVLNRSFGIEFGMMTTVHASTSSQPILDGYSKKNRRLGRGVGSNIIPTTTGAATAVQLVLPELAGKFTGVSVRVPVNNVSMVDLTVRLNKPVASKEELLRPIREASTGLSSLGPLANVLCVNDDELVSHDFLGWQHSCIVDSAASVMLNDRVFKIIAWYDNEYGYACRLLDLVRFIHEYDNGKVPTPTASGVQTPSGVKTPILRSF; encoded by the exons ATGACCAATCCTTTGCTGGCGCATATTCAAGactctttttttccaccTTGCCGGGTTGGTATCAATGGATTCGGTCGTATCGGCCGTGCTGCTTTCCGAGCctctttagaaagagatgatCTTATCG TCGTCGCTATCAACCACACTGCTCCTTCGATCGACTACCTCTTGCATGCTATCAAATATGATTCCACTCATGGAACTTCAAGACACGCCAATGACCTGTCTATCAAAGACGGTGCACTCTACTATAAGGATAGAAGGATTGAGCTGTTCAGCCAAAGAGACCCCCTACTGCTCGACTGGAAGTCCGCTGGTGTAGAGTATGTCGTTGAGTCAACAGGGAAAATGACTACGGTGGCTACAGCTAGTGCTCATATCAAGAGTGGGGCGAGGAAGGTTGTAATTTCTGCACCTTCAAA GGACGCCAAGACAATTGTCGTCGGGGTGAACCGAAAGGAATACGACTCTTCAATGTCGGTTGTCTCAAATGCAAGCTGCACC ACCAACTGCCTTGCGCCTCTGGCAAAGGTTTTAAATCGTTCTTTCGGTATCGAGTTTGGTATGATGACAACA GTCCATGCTTCGACCTCCTCCCAACCCATTCTTGACGGTTACAGTAAGAAGAACCGTCGTCTAG GCCGTGGTGTTGGATCGAACATCATCCCTACAACCACCGGTGCAGCTACAGCTGTCCAACTAGTCCTTCCCGAACTAGCCGGAAAATTCACAG GCGTCTCCGTCCGTGTACCAGTCAACAACGTCTCCATGGTCGACCTTACTGTCCGCCTGAATAAACCCGTCGCTTCCAAAGAAGAACTCCTCCGTCCTATCCGCGAGGCTTCTACAGGCCTTAGCAGCCTTGGTCCGCTAGCCAACGTTCTTTGCGTCAATGACGATGAACTCGTTTCCCACGACTTCTTGGGATGGCAACATAGCTGTATCGTAGACTCGGCTGCGAGCGTCATGTTGAATGATAGGGTCTTTAAGATTATTGCTTGGTATG ATAATGAGTACGGTTATGCCTGTCGATTGTTGGATCTTGTGCGCTTTATCCACGAATACGACAATGGCAAAGTGCCGACTCCTACCGCTTCTGGCGTACAAACACCTTCTGGTGTCAAGACTCCTATCCTTCGTTCCTTTTAA